In one Cyclopterus lumpus isolate fCycLum1 chromosome 22, fCycLum1.pri, whole genome shotgun sequence genomic region, the following are encoded:
- the degs2 gene encoding sphingolipid delta(4)-desaturase/C4-monooxygenase DES2: MGKTGGRGDFEWVYNDQPHTSRRKEILAKYPEIKSLMGPDPQLKWVVSGMVLTQLLACYLVHDLSWKWIFFWAYAFGGCINHSLTLAIHDISHNVAFGNKLAKWNRWFAMWANLPIGLPYSASFKKYHIDHHRYLGGDQLDVDIPTDIEGWFFCTPARKVLWLFLQPFFYAIRPLMVNPKPVGQLEILNAAVQLIVDIMIYYLWGLKPIVYLIAGTILCLGLHPISGHFIAEHYMFLKGHETYSYYGPLNLITFNVGYHMEHHDFPSIPGSKLPQVKQIAAEYYNSLPQHTSWIRVLWDFVFDDSIGPYARIKREYKLSKEE, encoded by the exons CCAAATATCCAGAGATCAAGTCTCTGATGGGACCGGATCCCCAGCTGAAGTGGGTAGTATCGGGCATGGTCCTGACTCAGCTCCTGGCCTGCTACCTGGTCCATGACCTCTCCTGGAAGTGGATCTTCTTCTGGGCTTACGCCTTCGGAGGCTGCATCAACCATTCCTTGACTCTGGCTATCCACGACATCTCTCACAACGTGGCCTTTGGCAACAAGCTGGCGAAGTGGAACCGCTGGTTTGCCATGTGGGCCAACCTGCCCATTGGGTTGCCTTACTCTGCCTCCTTTAAGAAATACCACATCGACCACCATCGGTATCTTGGTGGGGACCAGCTGGATGTTGACATCCCCACAGACATTGAGGGATGGTTCTTCTGCACCCCAGCCAGGAAGGTCCTCTGGCTCTTCCTCCAGCCTTTCTTCTACGCCATTCGCCCATTGATGGTTAATCCTAAACCAGTGGGTCAGCTGGAGATCCTAAATGCAGCTGTTCAGCTCATAGTAGACATAATGATCTACTATTTATGGGGGCTGAAGCCCATTGTTTACCTCATTGCAGGTACTATCCTGTGTTTGGGACTGCATCCTATCTCGGGACATTTCATAGCTGAGCATTACATGTTCCTGAAGGGACACGAGACATATTCCTACTATGGACCACTGAATCTCATCACCTTCAACGTTGGTTATCACATGGAGCACCATGACTTCCCGAGCATACCTGGCAGCAAACTACCTCAG GTAAAGCAAATTGCAGCAGAGTATTACAACTCCCTGCCTCAACACACTTCCTGGATTCGGGTATTATGGGACTTTGTGTTCGACGACAGCATCGGTCCATATGCCAGAATCAAACGGGAGTACAAGCTAAGCAAGGAGGAATAG